A window of the Bdellovibrio sp. ZAP7 genome harbors these coding sequences:
- a CDS encoding tail fiber domain-containing protein has protein sequence MKKTLSISTLLILLVNTAFAVSPGSLLTYEGLLTDSTGTPITTTQTVGFQILYGACVMYSETQSVVPGSAGEFSVIVGTGTRTDTTNNTADRIFASTGSVNCNGSSAATMTGFTTRALRITVNGVDLTPDVQIGNIPVSINSQKLADKGASEFLQVNASQTTTQANLESILSRYTTLNSLISAYAGNTLTAQSAQTAVNFTGALTGDVSGTQTTTSVDKIKGVAIDTTGIATGKVLKYDGAKWAVADDATGTSPGDASYTAKGLVQPMTDAATSGILISSGVIKVNYGTSANQIVKLDASAKLPAVDGSQLTGILPTGASAGQVLTSSGSTLSWTTPSTTDTTKLPLAGGTMSGPINMGSFNITNVGFITMNPSSQLHLSNNSVDPSLSTADKGKVWFNSTSNQIKYWDGSATQTLGIAGAGLTSLNGQTGSSQTFGTPTTAGTSLSWSSTSNNHVLNIPLASTTGVTAGLLSKTDYDAFSAKQAAGNYISSLTGDITATGPGAAAATISNSVITSAKIVDGTILGTDMNFTGMVNATAGIVIQDSTGKFSSFACSTTGHVPTWTVTGWICSALDPANLSAVVPITKGGTGASTASGAFTALSPMTAKGDLISYSSSAPSVLAVGTTGQILTADSAQATGLKWATPTFFANGGNTFGADATLGLTDGYGLSIKTNSATRLHINAAGNVGIGSTANSNVPLTLSSSLAGGTTLHLVNTNSSRNYSFNTGSLSSTYGASAFALNDETAGKTRFLIDTNGAASLGGTITNMIAAAGPGVLTLNGPGTTTSDTGVLEMNNNIATVAAGTSGGKVTFNAYNNLGSKNLASIQVLTDGSGGANGYGGRIMFTTKADNSTSQGINFIMTSTGNVGIGTGVPSYRLDVSGDANLSTGSVYRIAGTQICSSSGCTSSSDRRLKENIQPLQNSLENILKLDAVSYNYIDTARFGDKHQVGVIAQDVEKIYPEVVVTDEKTGMKAVAYDHLVAPLIEAVKSLYYKVTASEEKIAEHDRRIASVEEQKNLDRTEIEKLKNENEALRKQNENLQKDLNLIKSKLGL, from the coding sequence ATGAAGAAGACCCTTTCTATTTCAACACTGCTGATCTTACTAGTGAATACGGCCTTTGCCGTTTCTCCTGGGTCTTTGCTGACTTATGAAGGTCTTTTGACGGACTCCACTGGCACTCCGATCACGACCACTCAAACTGTGGGTTTTCAAATTCTTTACGGCGCTTGTGTGATGTATTCAGAAACACAATCCGTGGTCCCGGGATCTGCGGGTGAGTTTTCAGTGATTGTTGGAACAGGGACTCGTACAGATACAACCAACAACACCGCGGACCGCATCTTTGCTTCGACAGGAAGTGTGAATTGTAACGGCTCTTCAGCTGCGACGATGACGGGATTTACGACTCGTGCTTTACGAATCACTGTGAACGGTGTGGATTTGACTCCTGATGTGCAAATCGGAAACATCCCCGTTTCAATCAACTCGCAAAAACTTGCGGATAAAGGGGCTTCTGAATTCCTGCAAGTCAACGCCAGCCAAACGACCACTCAGGCAAATCTGGAAAGTATTCTTTCTCGCTATACGACTTTGAATAGTTTGATTTCAGCTTATGCCGGCAACACCCTAACTGCACAATCTGCACAGACGGCTGTGAATTTCACCGGCGCATTGACGGGAGATGTTTCTGGTACACAGACCACGACTTCGGTTGATAAAATCAAAGGTGTTGCGATCGATACGACAGGCATCGCCACTGGCAAGGTTTTAAAATATGACGGTGCAAAATGGGCCGTTGCGGATGATGCAACGGGAACTTCGCCAGGAGATGCTTCGTACACTGCAAAGGGCTTAGTGCAACCGATGACGGATGCCGCGACTTCTGGCATTTTAATTTCTTCGGGTGTCATCAAAGTCAACTATGGTACCAGCGCAAATCAGATTGTGAAACTCGATGCCAGTGCAAAACTTCCAGCTGTGGATGGTTCGCAACTAACAGGCATCTTACCGACGGGTGCTTCTGCTGGTCAGGTTCTAACTTCCAGTGGTTCAACATTATCTTGGACGACACCTTCGACAACGGATACAACCAAACTTCCACTTGCAGGTGGCACGATGTCAGGCCCTATCAATATGGGGTCTTTCAACATCACGAATGTTGGCTTTATCACGATGAATCCAAGTTCCCAACTTCACCTTTCCAATAACTCCGTGGATCCGTCTCTTTCGACGGCGGATAAAGGTAAAGTTTGGTTCAATTCGACAAGCAACCAAATAAAATACTGGGACGGTTCTGCGACTCAAACTTTGGGTATTGCTGGTGCTGGTCTGACAAGTTTGAATGGACAAACTGGATCCTCTCAAACTTTTGGAACTCCGACGACTGCGGGCACAAGTCTTTCCTGGTCCTCTACATCAAATAATCACGTACTAAATATTCCGCTAGCTTCAACAACTGGTGTAACAGCGGGTTTATTAAGTAAAACTGATTACGACGCCTTCTCTGCAAAACAAGCCGCAGGTAATTATATTTCATCATTAACTGGTGATATCACGGCCACGGGTCCCGGTGCCGCAGCAGCAACTATTTCAAATAGTGTCATCACAAGTGCTAAGATTGTAGATGGCACTATCCTTGGTACTGACATGAACTTTACCGGCATGGTGAATGCCACGGCTGGTATCGTGATCCAAGACTCCACGGGAAAATTCAGTAGCTTTGCTTGCTCGACAACGGGCCATGTTCCGACTTGGACCGTGACGGGCTGGATTTGTTCGGCCCTGGATCCTGCGAACTTGTCTGCGGTCGTTCCAATCACGAAAGGTGGTACGGGAGCTTCAACTGCAAGTGGTGCCTTCACTGCTCTTTCTCCGATGACTGCTAAGGGTGATTTGATTTCTTACTCGAGTTCTGCGCCTTCTGTTTTGGCCGTGGGAACTACAGGTCAGATTCTGACTGCCGATTCAGCGCAAGCCACAGGCTTGAAATGGGCCACACCGACATTCTTTGCAAATGGTGGCAACACTTTCGGTGCCGATGCCACCTTAGGCCTGACAGATGGCTATGGTCTTTCGATTAAAACGAACAGCGCCACTCGCCTGCATATTAATGCTGCCGGTAATGTGGGTATCGGTTCCACTGCGAACTCTAACGTTCCTTTGACATTGTCTTCGTCCCTAGCCGGCGGCACGACTTTGCATTTGGTAAATACCAATTCATCCAGAAACTATTCATTCAACACGGGAAGTTTATCTTCGACTTATGGAGCCAGTGCATTTGCCTTGAACGACGAAACCGCTGGGAAAACACGCTTCTTAATCGATACAAATGGTGCTGCATCTTTAGGTGGAACGATCACAAATATGATCGCAGCTGCGGGCCCGGGTGTTCTTACCCTGAATGGTCCTGGCACAACAACTTCCGACACTGGCGTACTGGAGATGAATAATAATATTGCCACAGTAGCTGCAGGTACTTCCGGCGGTAAAGTCACATTTAATGCATACAACAATTTGGGTTCAAAGAACCTAGCAAGTATTCAGGTCCTTACTGATGGCTCCGGTGGCGCCAACGGGTATGGTGGTCGTATTATGTTTACGACCAAAGCAGACAACTCGACCTCTCAGGGAATTAACTTCATTATGACGTCCACGGGGAATGTCGGAATCGGCACGGGCGTTCCATCCTATCGGCTTGATGTCAGCGGTGATGCAAACTTATCAACAGGATCCGTCTACAGAATTGCTGGAACTCAGATTTGTTCATCTTCAGGCTGTACGTCTTCCTCTGACAGAAGACTTAAAGAGAACATTCAGCCACTGCAAAACTCTTTGGAAAACATTTTAAAGCTTGATGCGGTTTCCTATAACTACATCGACACGGCCCGCTTCGGTGACAAACACCAAGTCGGTGTGATCGCTCAAGATGTTGAAAAGATCTATCCAGAAGTCGTTGTCACCGACGAAAAGACTGGCATGAAAGCTGTGGCTTACGATCACTTGGTGGCGCCACTGATTGAAGCGGTGAAATCACTCTATTATAAAGTCACAGCATCCGAAGAGAAAATCGCCGAGCACGATCGTCGTATTGCTTCGGTTGAAGAACAAAAGAATTTGGATCGCACTGAGATTGAAAAACTCAAAAATGAGAACGAAGCACTTAGGAAACAGAACGAGAACTTACAAAAAGATCTCAATTTGATAAAATCCAAGCTCGGTCTGTAA
- a CDS encoding MATE family efflux transporter, whose product MKFLRSETVHESKLLLKLAGPIIVGQLGQNLIQLADTLMVGHLGPVALGASAFASSVFIVFLIFGLGMLAPITAMFAHAQGQEDHPRGGVLLGHSLIVALGIGVIITAILLGLLPHLHIFGQRPEVLAEGSAFYKVITWSIVPSLIYQAYKQFTDGLGRTKVAMYVMLGGVVFNVAGNYLLINGYHGFPKMGLVGAAWASLGARILMMIVMIGYVHLHPQFKKYLTLPWIHSYDQQILKNIIRLGIPNGFTFFFEVGAFASCAVMMGWFGAIPLAAHQIALSLASTSFMVTLGIGIASSIRVGFELGRGDYKLARHAGFTAIILGGSYMSLCGLGFLVFRHWFPTFYVNDPDVIAWAAQFFVVVALFEIFDGVQAVAIGALRGMSDTQWPSVIAFFAYWIMGLPGGYLLAFHLGVGPIGIWIGLLIGLIFASILLTYRFHRLSKRFIT is encoded by the coding sequence ATGAAGTTCTTGCGATCTGAGACCGTACACGAGTCTAAACTTTTATTAAAACTTGCCGGCCCTATCATTGTTGGACAGCTTGGTCAGAATTTGATCCAGTTGGCTGATACGTTGATGGTTGGTCACTTGGGGCCCGTCGCCCTGGGGGCTTCTGCTTTTGCGAGCAGCGTGTTTATCGTTTTCCTTATTTTTGGATTGGGGATGCTGGCTCCGATCACAGCAATGTTTGCCCATGCGCAAGGTCAGGAAGATCATCCCCGCGGTGGAGTTCTTCTGGGTCACAGTTTGATTGTGGCTTTAGGTATTGGGGTTATCATCACAGCAATCCTTTTAGGGTTGCTCCCCCACTTACATATTTTTGGACAACGACCTGAAGTCTTAGCCGAGGGCTCTGCCTTTTATAAAGTCATCACTTGGTCGATTGTGCCGTCATTGATTTACCAAGCGTATAAGCAATTCACCGATGGACTGGGACGTACGAAAGTTGCGATGTACGTGATGCTTGGTGGTGTTGTTTTTAACGTGGCTGGTAACTATCTTTTAATCAATGGCTATCACGGATTTCCAAAAATGGGTCTGGTGGGAGCCGCATGGGCCTCATTGGGCGCTCGCATCTTGATGATGATCGTGATGATTGGTTACGTGCATCTTCACCCGCAGTTCAAAAAATATCTGACGCTGCCATGGATTCATTCTTACGATCAGCAGATTTTGAAAAACATCATTCGCTTGGGGATTCCAAACGGCTTCACTTTCTTTTTCGAAGTGGGAGCTTTCGCTTCGTGCGCGGTGATGATGGGTTGGTTTGGCGCCATTCCTTTGGCGGCGCACCAGATTGCTTTAAGCTTGGCGAGTACGAGCTTCATGGTGACGTTGGGTATCGGCATTGCTTCCAGCATTCGCGTGGGCTTTGAATTGGGCCGCGGCGATTACAAGCTCGCTCGGCATGCAGGCTTCACGGCGATTATTCTGGGTGGCTCTTACATGAGTCTTTGCGGTTTGGGTTTCTTGGTGTTCAGACATTGGTTCCCGACATTTTACGTGAATGACCCGGATGTGATCGCCTGGGCTGCGCAATTCTTTGTTGTGGTCGCTCTGTTTGAAATCTTTGATGGTGTGCAAGCAGTCGCGATTGGGGCTCTTCGTGGCATGAGCGATACGCAGTGGCCAAGCGTGATTGCCTTCTTTGCATACTGGATCATGGGCTTGCCGGGAGGCTATTTATTGGCCTTCCACCTGGGCGTAGGTCCCATCGGAATATGGATAGGACTTTTGATAGGCCTCATATTTGCCTCAATCCTACTTACGTATCGCTTTCATCGTCTCAGTAAGAGATTCATTACTTAG
- a CDS encoding MOSC domain-containing protein, producing MQVSELNIYPLKSARGQSLSEMKITHEGPEGDREWMLVDDSGKFVSQRTLPKLATVNAVFDPTSLTLAFEKMFFKIGRKSSFSREVKVQVWNDSFTAALEPDLYSQALSQYLGVNVRLVRYAPFSQRRVLSTQKEWKPEVRFADGRPLLLVNTKSLEDLNSKLPSAVPMNRFRPNIVVQGNLAFEEDKWKRIKIGNVILSQPKLSARCNIITIDQQTGVPGGPEPLKTLATYRRDGTKVNFGTLWIPENEGTILMDSPVEVLS from the coding sequence ATGCAGGTTTCCGAGCTGAATATTTATCCCTTAAAGTCTGCACGAGGCCAGTCCTTGTCAGAAATGAAAATCACTCACGAGGGCCCAGAAGGGGATCGTGAGTGGATGCTTGTGGATGACAGTGGCAAATTTGTTTCGCAACGAACTTTGCCTAAGCTTGCGACGGTAAATGCCGTCTTTGATCCCACCTCTTTGACTTTGGCTTTTGAAAAGATGTTCTTTAAAATTGGTCGCAAAAGTTCATTCAGTCGCGAGGTGAAGGTTCAGGTGTGGAATGATTCCTTCACTGCAGCTCTTGAACCAGATTTGTATTCTCAAGCTTTGTCTCAATACTTGGGTGTGAATGTTCGCCTTGTTCGCTATGCTCCCTTTTCTCAGCGCCGTGTTCTTTCAACTCAAAAAGAGTGGAAGCCCGAAGTCCGCTTTGCCGATGGCCGTCCCTTGCTGTTGGTAAATACCAAAAGCCTGGAAGATTTGAATTCAAAACTCCCAAGTGCCGTTCCTATGAATCGCTTTCGTCCTAATATCGTTGTTCAGGGCAATCTGGCTTTTGAGGAAGATAAGTGGAAAAGAATCAAGATCGGTAATGTGATCTTATCTCAGCCCAAACTCAGTGCCCGCTGCAACATCATCACGATTGATCAGCAGACGGGGGTTCCAGGTGGTCCTGAGCCGTTAAAAACCTTGGCAACCTATCGTCGTGATGGGACCAAAGTGAATTTTGGAACTTTGTGGATTCCTGAAAACGAGGGGACGATCTTGATGGATTCCCCGGTGGAAGTTCTTTCCTGA
- a CDS encoding SOS response-associated peptidase → MCASYGAAGEFNLLHKTYKVELPPIHFVPKQIIYPHTLAPVIVQEHQERKLHLMSYSLVPSWSKVRKPQFAAYNARVEEVLNKPSWKKPFETRHCLVPIREFYEAVYTGTFAGNWISIKSRDQELLTAAGIWDTWQDQRTGEVVDSFAIITTEPTPQILAAGHDRSPLFLKADAFDEWLKGKKSGAEWVSFLKTQREFCELQFESREKLKGYTGQMNLFDDSDE, encoded by the coding sequence ATGTGTGCAAGTTATGGGGCCGCTGGCGAATTCAATCTGTTACATAAGACCTACAAGGTAGAGCTTCCTCCTATCCACTTCGTTCCAAAGCAAATCATTTATCCACACACACTGGCTCCAGTGATCGTACAAGAGCACCAGGAGCGCAAACTTCACCTGATGAGTTATTCCCTGGTGCCCTCGTGGTCAAAGGTCAGAAAGCCCCAGTTTGCGGCCTACAACGCACGCGTTGAAGAAGTTTTAAACAAGCCTTCCTGGAAAAAGCCGTTCGAAACGAGACACTGTCTTGTTCCGATACGTGAATTTTACGAAGCGGTTTACACTGGAACCTTTGCGGGGAATTGGATTTCGATCAAAAGCCGCGATCAAGAGTTGCTAACCGCGGCGGGAATTTGGGATACATGGCAGGATCAGCGGACGGGGGAGGTGGTGGATTCATTTGCGATTATCACGACAGAACCAACACCGCAGATTCTTGCGGCGGGGCACGATCGCTCGCCGCTGTTTTTGAAAGCGGATGCTTTTGATGAATGGTTAAAAGGTAAAAAGTCTGGCGCGGAATGGGTGAGTTTTTTGAAAACTCAGCGTGAGTTCTGCGAGCTGCAATTCGAATCCCGCGAAAAACTTAAAGGCTACACCGGTCAGATGAATCTGTTTGACGACTCAGACGAATGA
- a CDS encoding class I fructose-bisphosphate aldolase — translation MTPRVREILNWYGADNPGVLTNLARIMNHGKLAGTGKMVILPVDQGFEHGPARSFAKNPDGYDPNYHVELAIESGCNAYAAPLGFIEAIARDYAGEIPLILKINNSESLYGSKAPISAVTSYIDDALRLGCVGIGFTVYPGSAERKQMYEEIAEASRLAKQAGLVVVIWSYPRGEQLSKEGETAIDVIAYAAHIAAQLGAHIIKVKPPTAHIEQAAAAKVYAEQGIKVTTMADRIRHVVQSCFNGKRIVIFSGGEAKGTEELLKEVQEMGQGGGFGSIMGRNAFQRPKKESIALLHGVMEAFAGKKL, via the coding sequence ATGACACCAAGAGTTAGAGAGATTTTGAACTGGTACGGAGCTGACAACCCAGGCGTTTTGACGAACCTGGCTCGCATTATGAATCACGGTAAATTGGCGGGTACTGGTAAGATGGTTATCTTGCCTGTGGATCAAGGCTTTGAGCACGGTCCGGCACGTTCTTTCGCGAAAAATCCAGATGGTTACGATCCTAACTACCACGTAGAACTTGCGATTGAATCTGGTTGCAACGCCTACGCGGCTCCACTGGGCTTCATCGAGGCGATCGCTCGTGATTATGCTGGCGAAATCCCATTGATCTTGAAAATTAACAACTCTGAATCTCTTTACGGTAGCAAAGCTCCCATCTCTGCAGTCACGTCTTACATCGACGATGCGTTGAGACTTGGTTGCGTGGGTATCGGTTTCACAGTTTACCCAGGCTCTGCTGAGCGTAAGCAAATGTACGAAGAGATCGCTGAAGCATCTCGCTTGGCAAAACAAGCGGGTCTTGTGGTTGTGATCTGGTCTTACCCTCGTGGTGAGCAACTTTCCAAAGAGGGTGAAACAGCTATCGACGTGATCGCATACGCAGCTCACATCGCAGCTCAATTGGGTGCTCACATCATCAAAGTTAAACCTCCAACAGCGCACATCGAGCAAGCCGCGGCTGCAAAAGTTTACGCTGAACAAGGCATCAAAGTAACGACAATGGCTGATCGTATCCGCCACGTTGTTCAATCTTGCTTCAACGGCAAACGCATCGTGATCTTCTCTGGTGGCGAAGCTAAAGGCACTGAAGAGCTTCTAAAAGAAGTTCAAGAAATGGGTCAAGGCGGCGGCTTTGGTTCGATCATGGGCCGTAATGCATTCCAACGTCCTAAGAAAGAGTCTATCGCTCTTCTTCACGGTGTTATGGAAGCTTTCGCTGGTAAAAAACTTTAG
- a CDS encoding PA14 domain-containing protein, with protein sequence MKKTAALLIASLACSPAYAISLGDIIKSIFSAPVKQESRTPASSGSNSTAKSEQQSLEELRKTLGLLKKISCTYHGSNYGVDPNAIFEFPDNPDQTVCDPLSGEASESRTSGLAAKLYVRSEEMKTVNGVMDYYSKGIRLDQNLYFASINVPTRMFTKGFTTEGGATLVDGSGNKLIENFAVEYNSILKLGADDKEGEYELGIISDDGARVFFKENDQWKELINNDGNHPSRFGCTFRTLSMKKDTEVPIKVLYYQGPRYHISNVLMWKYHKDVKAFQKSYKDNWVCGQKGNELFYSPKTEKATAVTKWLENTGWKVIANANYKMPEQKTNPCVEEKLQITDLIATSVEAPRATIVWKTNIKSTSQLKISNFFTGEVIYTELNSELVTNHEVQLDGLVRGIYYLINAISVDEKGNQVISSPDYLITP encoded by the coding sequence ATGAAAAAAACTGCTGCTTTGCTTATTGCTTCATTAGCATGCTCCCCTGCTTACGCCATTTCACTTGGCGACATCATCAAATCCATTTTTAGCGCCCCTGTAAAACAGGAAAGCCGTACGCCGGCTAGTTCAGGATCGAACTCTACTGCTAAATCCGAACAACAAAGCCTGGAAGAGTTACGTAAGACATTAGGCTTATTAAAAAAGATCAGCTGTACCTATCATGGTAGCAACTATGGTGTAGACCCAAATGCGATCTTTGAATTCCCCGATAATCCAGATCAAACAGTCTGTGACCCATTATCTGGCGAAGCTTCAGAATCCCGTACCAGCGGTTTGGCTGCGAAACTTTATGTTCGCAGTGAAGAAATGAAAACCGTAAATGGTGTGATGGATTACTATAGTAAAGGTATCCGTCTGGATCAGAATCTTTATTTTGCTTCTATTAATGTTCCGACTCGTATGTTCACCAAAGGTTTCACGACTGAAGGTGGCGCAACACTGGTTGACGGTTCGGGTAATAAACTGATTGAAAACTTCGCGGTGGAGTATAACTCCATTCTTAAATTAGGTGCTGACGACAAAGAGGGTGAATACGAATTGGGTATCATCTCTGACGACGGTGCCCGTGTGTTCTTTAAAGAAAATGATCAATGGAAAGAGTTGATCAACAATGACGGCAACCATCCTTCCCGTTTTGGTTGCACATTCAGAACTCTATCCATGAAAAAAGATACCGAAGTACCGATTAAGGTTCTTTACTATCAGGGCCCTCGTTATCACATCTCGAACGTGTTGATGTGGAAATACCATAAAGATGTTAAGGCCTTCCAGAAATCTTATAAAGACAACTGGGTTTGTGGTCAAAAAGGCAACGAGCTTTTCTATTCTCCTAAAACAGAGAAAGCCACGGCCGTTACGAAATGGTTGGAAAACACGGGTTGGAAAGTTATCGCCAACGCCAACTATAAAATGCCTGAGCAAAAAACCAATCCTTGCGTAGAGGAAAAACTGCAGATCACTGATTTAATCGCGACATCTGTTGAAGCTCCACGTGCAACGATTGTTTGGAAAACAAATATCAAATCGACAAGTCAGTTGAAGATTTCAAACTTCTTCACGGGTGAGGTTATCTACACTGAGTTGAACTCAGAGCTTGTAACTAACCACGAAGTACAACTGGACGGTCTGGTTCGCGGTATCTACTACTTGATCAACGCGATCTCTGTGGATGAAAAAGGCAATCAAGTTATCAGCTCTCCAGACTACTTGATCACTCCGTAA
- a CDS encoding NifU family protein: MSTQRVSFEATPNPATMKFHLHTKVADEGFDCPSAQEADRSPLASKIFGFPWTSSVYVGTDFITVTKQDWVDWELLAHPLSSLIQEHMDSKEPVVVQIVQHSDVDDPNDSPMVRNIKSVLNREIRPVVALDGGDIVFNKYENNKLYIHMRGACAGCPSSQATLKDGIEVRMKELFPEIHEVLAI, translated from the coding sequence ATGAGCACACAAAGAGTTTCTTTCGAAGCAACACCAAATCCAGCAACTATGAAGTTCCATTTGCATACGAAAGTAGCAGATGAAGGTTTTGATTGTCCTTCTGCGCAAGAAGCGGATCGCTCCCCTTTAGCCTCTAAAATCTTTGGTTTCCCTTGGACAAGCTCCGTTTACGTGGGAACTGATTTCATCACCGTGACCAAGCAAGACTGGGTTGACTGGGAATTACTGGCCCACCCGTTAAGCAGCTTGATCCAGGAACATATGGACAGCAAAGAGCCTGTGGTTGTGCAGATCGTGCAACACTCAGACGTTGATGATCCCAATGACTCCCCAATGGTGCGCAATATTAAATCTGTTTTGAACCGCGAAATTCGACCTGTTGTAGCTCTAGATGGCGGTGACATTGTTTTCAATAAGTACGAGAACAACAAACTTTACATCCACATGCGTGGAGCATGTGCGGGCTGCCCGTCTTCTCAAGCAACGCTTAAAGACGGTATTGAAGTTCGCATGAAAGAATTGTTCCCGGAAATTCATGAAGTTCTTGCGATCTGA
- a CDS encoding response regulator: protein MDTGKTTSNREDAQVLQNESFEALVQSVVDYAIFALDRNGYVSTWNAGAQRIKGYTADEILGKHFSTFYSKEAIDLGYPEYELKVAAETGRFEEEGMRLRKDGTMFWANVVLTALYDKNHKVKGFLKVTRDITDRKNAEQQQKKLNSELELRVLERTSQLELRERELEFAKVQAERANAAKSTFLANMSHEIRTPLGAILGFSEMITEDGASPEEKETAREAILRNGHLLMNLINDVLDLSKIEAHKMEIEKSRIRFNDLKEELSATFSSLSRNKGIGFDLDFTSSLPETLVTDQVRLKQILYNLIGNAIKFTDSGKVTIRVYPRGKEFVSFAITDTGIGISEEQQGILFSPFQQADSSITRSFGGTGLGLVLSRSLAQALGGDLDLSKSALQEGSTFLLTIPIVDEDASIEEIPVYDSIKKDKIAAKILVVDDNADNRRLLSILLRKNHYVVETAGDGIECLEKLPVFEPNLVLMDLQMPRMDGITTATEMKRRHYRTPVIALTANALKEEKERCLGLGFAEYLTKPINKTQIEQAIQRNLVTVK, encoded by the coding sequence ATGGACACAGGCAAAACGACTTCAAATAGAGAAGACGCACAAGTTCTTCAAAACGAAAGTTTTGAGGCGTTGGTGCAAAGTGTTGTTGATTATGCAATTTTTGCGTTGGACCGTAATGGATATGTGAGTACTTGGAATGCCGGTGCTCAACGGATCAAAGGTTATACTGCTGACGAAATTCTGGGAAAACATTTCTCCACGTTCTATTCTAAAGAGGCCATCGACCTTGGGTACCCGGAATACGAATTAAAAGTCGCTGCAGAAACGGGCAGATTTGAAGAGGAAGGCATGCGCCTTCGTAAAGATGGCACGATGTTTTGGGCCAACGTGGTTCTTACGGCACTCTACGATAAGAACCATAAGGTGAAAGGCTTTTTAAAAGTCACTCGAGATATCACAGATCGTAAAAACGCGGAACAACAACAGAAAAAGTTGAATTCGGAACTGGAACTTCGTGTCTTGGAGAGAACTTCTCAACTAGAGCTTCGTGAGCGCGAACTTGAGTTCGCCAAAGTACAGGCCGAAAGAGCCAATGCTGCGAAAAGTACGTTTCTGGCCAATATGAGCCATGAAATTCGCACTCCACTGGGGGCGATTCTGGGGTTTTCGGAAATGATCACCGAGGACGGTGCTTCTCCTGAGGAAAAAGAAACGGCTAGGGAAGCTATTCTGCGAAACGGTCATCTTTTGATGAACCTGATTAACGACGTTTTGGATTTATCAAAAATCGAAGCGCACAAAATGGAGATCGAAAAATCCCGCATACGCTTTAATGATTTGAAAGAAGAGCTGTCGGCAACGTTTAGCTCGCTTTCAAGAAATAAGGGTATTGGTTTTGATTTGGATTTTACATCTTCTTTGCCGGAAACTTTAGTGACGGATCAAGTCCGTTTAAAACAAATTTTGTACAATCTCATTGGCAATGCGATTAAGTTCACCGACAGCGGCAAGGTGACTATCAGGGTTTATCCGCGTGGCAAAGAGTTTGTGAGCTTTGCAATCACGGATACGGGAATCGGTATTTCCGAAGAACAGCAGGGGATATTGTTCAGTCCTTTCCAGCAGGCAGATTCTTCCATCACCAGATCGTTCGGTGGCACCGGATTGGGATTAGTTTTATCTCGAAGTCTAGCGCAAGCGTTGGGCGGGGATTTGGATTTGTCAAAGAGTGCTCTGCAAGAAGGGTCAACTTTCCTTTTAACGATTCCTATCGTAGACGAAGATGCAAGTATTGAGGAGATTCCGGTCTATGACAGCATAAAGAAAGATAAAATCGCCGCCAAAATATTAGTGGTGGATGATAATGCCGATAATCGCCGACTGCTGAGTATCTTACTTCGAAAAAATCACTATGTGGTTGAGACGGCGGGCGACGGTATCGAGTGTCTGGAAAAACTTCCGGTCTTTGAGCCGAACCTGGTATTGATGGATCTGCAGATGCCGCGAATGGATGGCATCACGACCGCGACAGAGATGAAGCGACGCCATTACCGAACCCCCGTGATTGCCTTAACTGCCAATGCTTTAAAAGAAGAAAAAGAACGCTGCCTGGGGCTGGGATTTGCAGAATATCTGACAAAGCCGATCAACAAAACCCAGATCGAACAGGCGATTCAAAGAAATCTAGTTACAGTAAAATAA